In Corylus avellana chromosome ca2, CavTom2PMs-1.0, the following proteins share a genomic window:
- the LOC132170368 gene encoding plastid-lipid-associated protein, chloroplastic-like: MASISHLNQFPCKALSVTQLTSKPATFAPNSVKIGPKRIGKSWIRAEEFVRERSSFRVRAVNDDELSPEKEEGPYGASVAVAEEEEKPVEPSEIDRLKKALVDSFYGTDRGLRATSETRAEIVELITQLEAKNPTPAPTEALALLNGKWILAYTSFAGLFPLLSRGTLPLVKVEEISQTIDSENFTVQNSVQFAGPLATTSISTNAKFEVRSPKRVQIKFDEGIIGTPQLTDSIVIPENVEFLGQKIDLTPFKGLITSVQETASSVVKTISSQPPVKFSISNRNAESWLLTTYLDEELRISRGDAGSVFVLIKEGSSLLTP; this comes from the exons ATGGCCTCTATTTCTCACTTGAACCAATTCCCATGCAAGGCCCTCTCAGTAACCCAATTAACTTCCAAGCCAGCAACTTTCGCGCCGAATTCGGTCAAGATCGGTCCGAAACGAATCGGGAAATCATGGATTCGGGCCGAGGAATTCGTCCGGGAGCGATCGAGTTTCCGGGTCCGGGCGGTGAACGATGACGAGTTGAGCCCCGAGAAGGAGGAGGGTCCATATGGGGCTTCGGTTGCGGtggcggaggaggaggagaagccGGTGGAGCCGAGCGAGATTGATAGGCTGAAGAAGGCGCTGGTGGACTCGTTTTACGGGACAGATCGGGGCCTGAGAGCGACGAGCGAGACGAGAGCGGAGATCGTGGAGCTCATCACCCAGCTGGAGGCGAAGAATCCGACGCCGGCGCCGACTGAGGCCTTGGCTCTGCTCAATGGAAAATGGATTCTCGC ATACACATCTTTTGCAGGTTTGTTCCCATTGCTGTCAAGGGGTACATTGCCCTTAGTAAAGGTGGAGGAAATATCACAGACAATTGACTCGGAGAATTTTACCGTCCAGAATTCTGTCCAGTTTGCTGGGCCATTGGCTACAACTTCAATTAGTACCAATGCCAAGTTTGAAGTCCGAAGTCCAAAGCGTGTGCAG ATCAAGTTTGATGAAGGTATAATTGGGACTCCCCAATTAACTGACTCGATAGTGATACCAGAAAATGTGGAATTTCTGGGACAAAAGATTGACCTCACACCCTTCAAGGGCTTAATCACCTCTGTTCAAGAGACAGCTTCATCCGTTGTGAAGACCATTTCCAGCCAACCACCAGTGAAGTTCTCTATCTCAAACAGAAATGCTGAATCATGGTTACTTACCACATACCTTGATGAAGAACTTCGAATTTCAAGGGGCGACGCCGGCAGCGTGTTTGTGCTCATCAAGGAAGGCAGTTCCCTCTTAACACCCTGA
- the LOC132170369 gene encoding uncharacterized protein LOC132170369 isoform X1: protein MSQLGVMLQESVVRERETRTILCFLREEMDGVDGARRRRSLKERLGLKGMGCCGAKWGFGANTVRGDDEDEESQQEQVIYEGQDLPERSSDPACTEPVPSGSGMNLAAALAAERHFRASYEPEQASQEPEAMAGEPTGDNQMDTGTAPGTPLRVSLMRLLEETAVGGDEGEAMQKEKVPGELGSDSVCCVCMVRKKGAAFIPCGHTFCRVCSRELWLNRGSCPLCNRSILEILDIF from the coding sequence ATGAGTCAACTCGGTGTCATGTTGCAGGAATCGGTGGTAAGAGAAAGGGAGACGAGAACGATTCTGTGTTTTCTGAGGGAGGAAATGGACGGCGTGGATGGAGCGAGGAGGCGGAGGAGTCTGAAGGAACGGCTGGGATTGAAGGGGATGGGCTGTTGCGGCGCAAAATGGGGCTTCGGAGCCAACACGGTGAGAGGCGACGACGAAGACGAAGAAAGTCAACAAGAACAGGTGATCTATGAGGGTCAGGATCTGCCGGAGAGAAGTTCGGACCCTGCTTGTACGGAACCGGTTCCGTCTGGTTCGGGTATGAACTTGGCGGCGGCTCTGGCGGCGGAGCGACACTTCCGGGCGTCGTACGAACCGGAGCAGGCATCGCAGGAACCGGAGGCAATGGCTGGGGAACCCACGGGTGATAACCAGATGGATACTGGAACCGCACCGGGAACACCGTTGAGAGTATCGTTGATGAGGCTGCTTGAGGAAACAGCGGTCGGTGGAGATGAGGGGGAGGCGATGCAGAAAGAGAAAGTACCCGGAGAGCTGGGCAGTGATTCAGTGTGCTGCGTGTGCATGGTGCGGAAGAAAGGGGCAGCGTTCATCCCATGTGGGCACACTTTTTGCAGGGTGTGTTCGAGGGAGCTGTGGTTGAATCGAGGCTCTTGTCCCCTCTGCAACCGTTCGATCCTCGAGATCCTCGATATCTTCTAA
- the LOC132170366 gene encoding plastid-lipid-associated protein, chloroplastic-like has product MASVSFLNQFPCKTLSVPQFISKPAIFAPNSVKIGPKRIGKSCIRAWEFVQERPSFRVRAAEDDKLGMEKEEGPSKAASSVAVAVADEVVKLAGPSDIDRLKKPLVHLFCGTDRGLKATSETRAKIDELITQLEVKNPTPAPTEALALLNGKWILKYTSSEGLFPLLSGGILPILTVEEISQTIYSENSTVQNCVTFSGPLAYLATASVKTNSKFEVRSPKSVQIKLEEGIIGTPQFLDSIEIPEDVEFLGQKIDLTPFKGLINSVQETASSVAKTISSQPPVKFSIPNSKDGSWLLTTYLDEELRISRGEGGSVFVLIKEGSSLLTP; this is encoded by the exons ATGGCTTCTGTTTCTTTCTTGAACCAATTCCCATGCAAGACCCTCTCAGTACCCCAATTCATTTCCAAGCCAGCAATTTTCGCGCCGAATTCGGTCAAAATCGGCCCGAAACGAATCGGGAAATCATGCATTCGGGCCTGGGAGTTCGTCCAGGAGCGACCGAGTTTCCGGGTCCGGGCGGCGGAAGATGATAAGTTGGGCATGGAGAAAGAGGAGGGTCCATCTAAGGCAGCGTCTTcggtggcggtggcggtggcggaTGAGGTGGTGAAGCTGGCGGGGCCAAGCGATATTGATAGGCTGAAGAAGCCGCTGGTGCACTTGTTCTGCGGGACGGATAGGGGGCTGAAAGCAACGAGCGAGACGAGAGCGAAGATCGATGAGCTCATCACGCAGCTCGAGGTGAAGAATCCAACACCGGCGCCGACTGAGGCCTTGGCTCTGCTCAATGGCAAATGGATTCTCAA GTACACATCTTCTGAAGGTTTGTTCCCATTGTTGTCAGGGGGTATTCTGCCCATACTAACGGTGGAGGAAATATCACAGACAATTTACTCGGAGAATTCTACCGTCCAGAACTGTGTCACGTTTTCTGGGCCATTGGCTTATTTGGCTACAGCTTCAGTTAAAACCAATTCCAAGTTTGAAGTCCGAAGTCCAAAGAGTGTGCAG ATCAAGTTGGAAGAAGGTATAATTGGGACTCCTCAGTTTCTTGACTCGATAGAGATACCAGAAGATGTGGAATTTTTGGGACAAAAGATTGACCTCACACCCTTCAAGGGCTTGATCAACTCTGTTCAAGAGACAGCTTCATCTGTTGCGAAGACCATTTCCAGCCAACCACCAGTGAAGTTCTCTATCCCAAACAGCAAGGATGGATCATGGTTGCTTACCACATACCTTGATGAAGAACTTCGAATTTCAAGGGGAGAGGGTGGCAGCGTCTTCGTGCTCATCAAGGAAGGCAGCTCCCTCTTAACGCCATGA
- the LOC132170369 gene encoding uncharacterized protein LOC132170369 isoform X2 — MDGVDGARRRRSLKERLGLKGMGCCGAKWGFGANTVRGDDEDEESQQEQVIYEGQDLPERSSDPACTEPVPSGSGMNLAAALAAERHFRASYEPEQASQEPEAMAGEPTGDNQMDTGTAPGTPLRVSLMRLLEETAVGGDEGEAMQKEKVPGELGSDSVCCVCMVRKKGAAFIPCGHTFCRVCSRELWLNRGSCPLCNRSILEILDIF, encoded by the coding sequence ATGGACGGCGTGGATGGAGCGAGGAGGCGGAGGAGTCTGAAGGAACGGCTGGGATTGAAGGGGATGGGCTGTTGCGGCGCAAAATGGGGCTTCGGAGCCAACACGGTGAGAGGCGACGACGAAGACGAAGAAAGTCAACAAGAACAGGTGATCTATGAGGGTCAGGATCTGCCGGAGAGAAGTTCGGACCCTGCTTGTACGGAACCGGTTCCGTCTGGTTCGGGTATGAACTTGGCGGCGGCTCTGGCGGCGGAGCGACACTTCCGGGCGTCGTACGAACCGGAGCAGGCATCGCAGGAACCGGAGGCAATGGCTGGGGAACCCACGGGTGATAACCAGATGGATACTGGAACCGCACCGGGAACACCGTTGAGAGTATCGTTGATGAGGCTGCTTGAGGAAACAGCGGTCGGTGGAGATGAGGGGGAGGCGATGCAGAAAGAGAAAGTACCCGGAGAGCTGGGCAGTGATTCAGTGTGCTGCGTGTGCATGGTGCGGAAGAAAGGGGCAGCGTTCATCCCATGTGGGCACACTTTTTGCAGGGTGTGTTCGAGGGAGCTGTGGTTGAATCGAGGCTCTTGTCCCCTCTGCAACCGTTCGATCCTCGAGATCCTCGATATCTTCTAA
- the LOC132170367 gene encoding plastid-lipid-associated protein, chloroplastic-like encodes MASVSFLNQFPCKTLSVPQSISKPANFAPNSVKIGPKRIGKSCIRAWEFVQERPSFRVRAAKDDELSPEKEEGPSAAGSSVGAAVVEEVEKLAGPSDVDKLKKPLVDSFCGTDRGLKATRETRAEIVERITQLEAKNPTPAPTEALALLNGKWILKYTSSEGLFPLLSGSILPLLTVEEISQTIYSENSTVQNCVTFSGPLATASVKTNSKFDVRSPKSMQIKLEEGIIGTPQLIDSIEIPEDVEFLGQKIDLTPFKGLINSIQETASSVAKTISSQPPVKFPIPNSKDGSWLLTTYLDEELRISRGEGGSVFVLIKEGSPLLTP; translated from the exons ATGGCATCTGTTTCTTTCTTGAACCAATTCCCATGCAAGACCCTCTCAGTACCCCAATCCATTTCTAAGCCAGCAAATTTCGCGCCGAATTCAGTCAAAATCGGCCCGAAACGAATCGGGAAATCATGCATTCGGGCTTGGGAGTTCGTCCAAGAGCGACCGAGTTTCCGGGTCCGGGCGGCGAAAGATGACGAGTTGAGCCCGGAGAAGGAGGAGGGTCCATCTGCGGCAGGGTCTTCGGTGGGGGCggcggtggtggaggaggtggaaAAGCTGGCGGGGCCAAGCGATGTTGATAAGCTGAAGAAGCCGCTGGTGGACTCGTTCTGCGGGACGGATCGGGGGCTGAAAGCGACGAGAGAGACAAGAGCGGAGATCGTGGAGCGCATCACGCAGCTGGAGGCGAAGAATCCAACACCGGCGCCGACTGAGGCCTTGGCTCTGCTCAATGGCAAATGGATTCTCAA GTACACATCTTCTGAAGGATTGTTCCCATTGTTGTCAGGGAGTATACTGCCCTTACTAACGGTGGAGGAAATATCACAGACAATTTACTCAGAGAATTCTACCGTCCAGAACTGTGTCACGTTTTCTGGGCCATTGGCTACAGCTTCAGTTAAAACCAATTCCAAGTTTGACGTTCGAAGTCCAAAGAGTATGCAG ATCAAGTTGGAAGAAGGCATAATTGGGACTCCCCAATTGATTGACTCGATAGAGATACCAGAAGATGTGGAATTTTTGGGACAAAAGATTGACCTCACACCCTTCAAGGGCTTGATCAACTCTATTCAAGAGACAGCTTCATCCGTTGCGAAGACCATTTCCAGCCAACCACCAGTGAAGTTCCCTATCCCAAACAGCAAGGATGGATCATGGTTGCTTACCACATACCTTGATGAAGAACTTCGAATTTCAAGGGGAGAGGGTGGCAGCGTCTTCGTGCTCATCAAGGAAGGCAGCCCCCTCCTAACGCCATGA